Within Engraulis encrasicolus isolate BLACKSEA-1 chromosome 8, IST_EnEncr_1.0, whole genome shotgun sequence, the genomic segment cacacacacacacacacacacacacacacacacacacacacacacacacacacacacacacacacacacacacactaaaattgacaccataataataataaaatgtaatgaaaataataatttcctagatgtttcaacttcaaattggtccagtccacagatactgtcagtgagctcactaaatggcaacaccacccctcccctttcccaaCGCACACCAAAGCGGTTCTAGTTGTTGTCTAGTAGGCATAAACTGTATGCAGCTTGACACCTGATCAAAAGAGCCCAAGACTGTCATTATATCAATGGGGTGGTTCTTCCCtacactcgtcatttttttcaccacaacaaaaccaagtgaccgcttatTAATATTGCTTAGTCTTCcagaggttgatgacgttacgtacaatAACGTACAATAAGCCTACGCATTGAAGCGTCCAAACCGTGTCGCCTCAACCATCAAGATATTAAAACATCCAtccaatgattaaatgctttccagaacaaaacgtgtttgcatggataaaaaagccaatccgtgaccaccacaggaaaattcaacttatgaaggccctataaaataccacattgccaacaacaaagttaagctacaTGTTTCAGCTATTACAATAAAAGGAGCGCGTAGGCGTAGCAGCGTCAGCGATTCACAAGCAGCACGGAAAGACGGCTTCTTTCTTCATCTACCATGCAAAGAGGcagataatgacgtgacatgccattaggaaaagattgcaaaaaatacatttagtttagaaccatagttgcaaaagacacgacaagcaatagactaaaacaagatatttgttggatttgagaaagtgaaagtgggtttgcgccgtaattaacatgtaataggcctacaaggcACATAGCACAGGTGGTTGTGACAGGCAGCTCACACACGTAAAGAGATATGGAAGATTTCTCGcgcaccaatacaaaaaagtttaagaaaataaatcaatacatatttgtgactaatttgagcgagtggggagggacgaCATCTTCAGTTTCGGGCAATAGACTACATGGGAAAAACGCTGAGGCGGTGagctaatctgcctggccagccagggtaCGGTAGTTCTTGGGTAGAGGACAGAaagactagcttcacttcaacacagcatctcaTGACAGCTCAAGGCAAATGGAAGTGCATGGGAATGTATCAAATGGGTATTGGGTAGGCTACAAATAACCATGACTGATTTgattaagtcaggatgacaatttgGTCCGAGGTGATGAAAGGGATGGGAAATTACAAACGCCGAAGCGGCACATAGCTACactagctgggtgtgttgagggggctaacctgtctctccctgggtcacgtctcgtatccgtctctactcgtacctcccctgctcgaaccatctcgcCCGCACTGTACgcccgccgccgcctcctccgcTCACCACCTTGCATTTGTTGATGCACCGGCGGCCctactgtcccaacctgaggtcgagctgtgtgattcaccacacctcccacggccacacgagagctaccggtccggagctcgagctggtggtgcttttagctttgaacaagtcagtgattttagcacattttgtccCGTCTTCTTTTAGTTTCAGTtttcgcttttccatgcgcttttcatagccagtcctttctttctccatttcccctgtatcctccgctccaccaccagagtttttatcaaccgaatagccaccatccaagtcaacgaaacTTCAGTTCGGATGATGATGCATTGCTGAcagactagttgggtcgagcgagggagggcctgcagggaggggcgggcctttgagaagccgtacatttcattggactaggccaatgtgcctcaagagaagcatccaatgaggCCCGGcgtgtcattttttttaccgtcacggacaaaaaaaaataatgtatatattttgttattattatttcgggctctcgagggcccgaaagacgcgagggcccaccggtacgccagatggccagtccagccctgcgtacacatacacacaagcactcacgtaCACATagttacacacaagcacacacgcacacgcacacgtacacgtacacgtacacgtgcacatatgtacacacacacacacacacacacacacaagcacacacaagtgcacacgcacatgtatacgcacacacaaacacacacttacacttacacatactcgtacacacacattaacacacacgcacgcacgcacgcacacatgcactcacgcacacacacgcacacacacacacacacacacacacacacacacacacacacacacacacacacacacacacacacacacacacacacacacacacacacacacacacacacacacacggccatgggATCCTCATCATGTTTCCAGGGTCGGGGAACGGCGCAATCCATGAACACAGGGATGAACATCAGACAGCAAATTAATCAAAGTGGCTCTGTGtagtaagtgattgtgtgtgctgCCTagtaagtgaatgtgtgtgtgcgtgtgtgtgcgtgcgtgtgtgtgcgtgcatgcgtgcgtgcgtgcgtgcgtgcgtgcgtgcgtgcgtgcgtgcgtgcctgtatatgttcaagagaggagatagaaagaGCATCCAGTTCTATTAGTAAGCAGTCACTACTATGGAACACTGCTCAAACAGTATGCATGCTTCAAACCGTTAGTATGCCTCAGTGCCCGTGTGCAGTGCACCtatatgtatttgttttttctcagggatgtgtgtgtgtgtgagtgcgtgtgcatgcatatacgtAGTATATATGCTCATGCATTTGTTTGCacacatgtgagtgtgtctgtgtgtgtgtgcctgtgtgtatatactgtagggcTGCATATACTTCAAAGTGATGTACGTACACAACCATACATCAAGCCCCACCACCACTGAATCCATCCATACATgcatagtacatacagtacaaacatgcacacacaacgcaTTCATCCCATACATGCTTTCAACACAACacatttccctctccctccctccctcgctccctccctccctcccattcacTGACTCACCACCACAACCATCCAGTCTGCCATTAATCTCCTTAGTGGGCTAATTCAATTAGGCCTGGCCTGGCCCTGGTGCAGGGGCCGGACTGGACTGGCATCCAATAATGGCCCAGGCATTTAGGGTGTTACACCAGCCCTTCACACGGTCTACCTGTTTTTGTGTGATGTGGTTGGCTCAGTCCGAGATGGACCAATGGGGTACACCATCTAAATGGTGGGccggtgtgtggaaaaaaaaaacagcaccgaAATAACAGAAAGGAAACAAACAACTGCATtgtcccctgaggactgtcggcccatctggaaaatgccctgtatgccagatgaccagtccaaccCTACCCTGGCGAATCTATAGTATAGCGGccatggggatggaggtggggatggggatggaggtggggatgggcatggggatggggatggggatggggatggggatggggatggggatgggagtgaTGTTGAGTCAGCCTGGAGCTGTGTTGTGTGGCTGGTAAAGGTCAGCTGTACAAGCCCAAACGCCTGGAGGGAAGTGAGCACCTATTTCTATTAAGACCCAGCttttccaatacacacacacacacacaggcaggcaggtaggcaggcaggcaggcaggcaggcaggcacgcacacacacacacacaagcacacacacacacacaagtaaacaggaaactgagtatacacacacacaaacacagacacagacacatttaaaggtgcacacatgcactgcacacacatgcacgcttatgcacgctcatgcacgctcatgcacgctcatgcacactcatgcacgctcatgcacgctcatgcacacacacacacacacacacacacacacacacacacacacacacacacacacacacacacacacacacacacacacacacacacacacacacactctcccaccagCCCATTTCCTCCTCAGGGTTGTTCCTGATGATTGGTGAAATCTCCTGCAGCGTGGGCCAGGAACATGACGTGCTCCAGTGTTCCAACTTGTACATGTCAAAGTGCAACCTTGATGCGCGCGTTAGGAGCATGTCAGAGACTGAGAGGTGAATGATGGGATgggggaaggaagaaagaaatggaAGGATAGAGCTGGACCAAtgccgatggatggatggatggatggatggatggatggatggacggacggacggacggacggacggacggacggacggacggacggacggacggacggacggacggacggatggatggatggatggacagagggatggatcaggatcatcatcatcattgttgtcATCATCAACATTATCgctattctttatttttttttataacacATTCAATTTTAATTGCCACAAAATTTGGAACCAAGTGCTATACAGGCAAATTAAAAAGTAGATGCAGGTGCTAAATTGTAAAAACAAGAAAATCACAACATGAATGAATaataaaatagttttttttattattacagtatgtggctggatgaatggatggatggatggatggatggatggatggatggatggatggatggatggatggatggatggatggatggatggatggatggatggatggataaacagACAACtggatggatagaggagaggactatttaagtggtttgaagcaatGTGTACAAATATATTACTTTACCAAAGGAAAGAGCCTGGTTGCGTCCGTGTTCATCTGTGATGGCCACTTCACatctcaaactctctctccatGAAGAGCTCTCTGTTTATTCGCATTCAATCTTTTTTTCATttaccttttctctctccctcattctcctttcaaacaagacacacatgcactttaCATTTAAATAGACATATCGGCAAACAAGCACACGTGGCATTGCAAAACCTTTGGCTTGGGTTCACTTCAACATGAGCAGGGTCAGAGACGTGTGTTCACAAAGAGCTTTTAGTGAATTTCCTTCTTTTTCCCTCCCTACCtaatcaccatgacaacacaacacattccCTAGTCAGGTTATGCCCACATACACAGTATATACGTGCAACAACATTAGCAAAGTTCTAATATTAATGGATTCTGAATCACCAAGTGGCCTTTGAACGAAGAGCAGCCTATTATCCCATGCCTCAGTTTACACAGGAATAACGAGAAAAAGATGGAAATAATTACATCTTACTCAAGACAGAAGCATTGCGCACACTACCAAACACTGCCTCACTcattcaatctctttctctctctctctctctctctctctctctctctctctctctctctccttctctccgtccTCCCTCGATCCTTATTCTCATTTTGAACCTCATCAGCTACTGCACTGGTGAGAGGTGGAGGTCAGGAGTAGGGGGGAGTGTAGTGAGAGCTGGGTGGTGTAGTGCTGGCTCAGGAGTGAAGCTCcagaggggtggtggtgtggggtggtggtggtgagatggGTGTAGTGTATATAGCGGAGGCTCAGGAGTAGCTTTCTGGTACAGGTGATGACCTCTGAGAAGCTCATCTCAGCTCAGCCCTTAGCTCTCAACTCGCTGAATTGCTACAGACGCCTCATTCAGCTCCCCCATCACACTTCATTCCAACCCCCAGACataatagtcacacacacacacatagcctacacacacacactttgacatataatgccatgcacacacaaacaattgcaATCAATCACACAtgcgaacacatgcacacacataggctacatgcacgtacatgcgcatgcatacacacacgcacatgcgcacgcacgcacacacacacacacacacatttagtataTGTATATacgtacacattcacatacaaacagtgcacataacacataacacacacacacgcacacgcacacacacacgcacacgcacacgcacacgcacacgcagaaaaagtccacttctctctccttttctctcttctccctctttccttttaaACTTTAAGTACATCATCCATCTGTCTGGCACTAGCTTTTGTCTACACACATTTTGTATCCACACCAATGCCTCTTGAAGTCGAAATGTATTTCCTACATTCATTTAAGTAATGATTGTGTAGTCAGAGCAAATTCTTTCTAAAAAATGACTCGTCTTACAACCTCGCTAATCCAACAAAGGAAGCGCCAACCCCTTTGCTAaattaaagaagaagaagaaaaaaacatctgaGCATGTAATGTGGGACATCCGTCACGTTTTACAAGCCATATTTTTTTTTCGGTGGTATTATGCCAAATTAGCAATAGACGCGCGGCAGAATTAATGTCCCGCATTTGCAGACGGGGACGTGATTGCTTTTATTATGTACTTCCACCCGCTCCAGATGTGTACCTCCCCTCTCCAGGGCCGAAGTAACGcacgggctagatatggctgcagcctaggggcccccacctgcagcctaggggcccccacctgccccgGGGCCCCCGATTGGCAAAAAAGTCCAAACTTGCAGCCTTCCGGGGAGCCATACAGTAGCCTGTAGCCCAGTGtttccaaccaggggtacgtgtaacgcacaggctagatagggctgcagcctaggggcccccacctgcttaGGGGCCCCACGATTGGCAAAAAAGTCAAAACTTGCAGCCTTCCGGGGAGCCATGGAGTAGCCTGTAGCCTATggccatcagggcttgacactggcacctaccaaccggccaaatgctggtaaaaaaatggctgtggctggtaacaatttcagtgtcactagccaatagCTTATTCTattgtatgacatatcagaatagtgtatattctgcacgttgccccctgtgtatcaattgttcgtatttaagttgaagaaaaagatcagttactcagtttctatttgtttgttttatttcaatgtagaaacccatgcactcatcttcttgctttaagcacctcatcttctgaggttagatacaGCATAATGATAAAATGTTTGGCTAGTAgagtagctggatggctagtgactcgggaaaaccactagccacagtggccggcaaccgagaaagttaatgtcaagccctgatggccATACATGTGGCCAATGGCCTGTAGCCTGTAGCCCGTCTATATTTAATTTCCTCCCCttatatcctctcttctctcctcttctccacctcctcttgctTATTCCCTTCACCTTCTTTACTCTCTGCATCTccgcaccaccaccatcgccaacGTCCCTCTTTTGgagcttttctctcctctttcccaccTTGATCTCCATCGTCTCAGCATGTGGCGAGGGCCATTTtagtctttctctcttcctccctccctctctctctttctctctctctctctctctctctctctctatctcacctccctctctttatgcccccctgcccccccttctctcccttatTCGGGTTTCCCCCCTCacagcaaacaaatcacattcatGGAACACCTGAGCAAACGCTGGCCCCCAAGGTCCCCTGTGTATGAATTCAAATAGAATTCAATTCAGGCTTGTCACAccaacatacatgcacgcacacacacaccatcttaagcatgcacacaaacacagaaaaatattcacacacatacacacacacacacacacgcgcactcaaacacacacacgcacacgaacacacacacacacatacacacacacacacacacacacacacacacacacacacacacacacacacacacagtcttacacaCACAGCGCCACATGCATAGTGATGGGGTAAGACCAGGG encodes:
- the LOC134454823 gene encoding LOW QUALITY PROTEIN: keratin-associated protein 10-4-like (The sequence of the model RefSeq protein was modified relative to this genomic sequence to represent the inferred CDS: substituted 2 bases at 2 genomic stop codons) → MEIKVGKRREKLQKRDVGDGGGAEMQRVCVCVCVCVCVCVCVCVCVCVCVCVCVCVCVCVRECMCACVRACVLMCVYEYVXVXVCVCVCVYMCVCTCVCLCVCVCVCVYILCVCVCVCVCVCVCVCVCVCVCVCVCVCVCVCVSLCVCVCVCVCVCVCVCVCVCVCVCVCVCVCVCVCVCVCVCVCVSVRVRVCVRVYVCLCVCFVRVCVCVCVCVCVCVCVCVCEFTLAKAEM